A part of Antechinus flavipes isolate AdamAnt ecotype Samford, QLD, Australia chromosome 6, AdamAnt_v2, whole genome shotgun sequence genomic DNA contains:
- the RASSF10 gene encoding ras association domain-containing protein 10 has product MEPPEEKISVWICQEEKIISGLSRRTTCSDVVRVLLEDSRQRRQQQQPRRRRRRRRARGEEGGGEGEGDLRGGEPREPEEDDEEAPAQGMLWGPPQCYCIVEKWRGFERILPNKTRILRLWAAWGDEQENVRFVLVRSEASLPNAGPRSAEARVVLSKESPCSGRGGPARPSPALTQEKQRRVVRKAFRKLAKINRRRQQQPPSPCSSTSTSSSTASSSSSPPSQDSASGERMETLVHLVLSQDHTIRQQVQRIRELDREIDRYEAKVHLDRMRRHGVNYVQDTYLVGPAAELDGTGTPQKGPDEEPPSSNEEDPEAAALAEYARRCEQMLQLQEQRAQQEELLERVAAEIQEELNQRWMRRRQEELSGQPGPDAEGGPEGELLLEQERLKTQLSTSLYIGLRLSTDLEAIKSDLDYSQQQWELKERELQSLLETLESLDFVPSSDGAGEPGSGAPGPVEGEARAGEEAVAAGPGTGGGPGPEVWVDQARGLAKGCQGNDEDSDTGLSSMHSQDSDSVPVCESLV; this is encoded by the coding sequence ATGGAGCCGCCCGAGGAGAAGATCTCGGTGTGGATTTGCCAAGAAGAGAAGATCATCTCTGGCCTCTCCCGCCGGACCACTTGCTCCGACGTGGTCCGGGTGCTCCTGGAGGACAGCCGCCAGCGGCGGCAGCAACAGCAACCTCGGCGGCGGCGGAGGCGACGGCGGgcaagaggagaagagggaggcgGTGAAGGAGAAGGGGACCTGCGGGGAGGGGAACCGCGAGAGCCGGAGGAGGATGACGAGGAAGCTCCGGCGCAGGGCATGCTCTGGGGGCCCCCTCAGTGCTACTGCATCGTGGAGAAGTGGCGGGGCTTTGAGCGGATCCTGCCTAACAAGACGCGCATCTTGCGCCTCTGGGCCGCCTGGGGAGATGAGCAGGAGAACGTGCGCTTCGTCCTGGTGCGCAGCGAGGCATCTCTGCCCAACGCGGGGCCCCGCAGCGCCGAGGCGCGGGTGGTGCTCAGCAAGGAAAGTCCCTGCTCCGGCCGGGGAGGCCCAGCCCGGCCCAGCCCGGCCCTGACCCAGGAGAAACAGCGGCGCGTGGTGCGCAAGGCTTTCCGCAAACTGGCCAAGATCAATCGGCGGCGCCAACAGCAGCCACCGTCCCCTTGCTCGTCCACCTCTACGTCGTCCTCCACGGCTTCGTCGTCTTCCTCGCCCCCGAGCCAGGACAGCGCTTCTGGAGAGCGGATGGAGACCTTGGTGCACTTGGTGCTGTCCCAGGACCACACTATCCGCCAGCAGGTGCAACGGATCCGAGAGCTGGATCGGGAAATCGACCGCTACGAGGCCAAGGTGCACTTGGACCGCATGAGGCGGCACGGCGTGAACTACGTGCAGGACACTTACCTGGTGGGGCCTGCGGCTGAGCTGGACGGTACCGGCACTCCGCAGAAGGGTCCTGACGAGGAACCTCCTTCTAGCAACGAAGAGGACCCGGAGGCTGCGGCACTGGCGGAGTACGCCCGTCGGTGCGAGCAGATGCTGCAGCTCCAGGAGCAGCGAGCTCAGCAGGAGGAGCTGCTGGAGCGCGTGGCGGCCGAGATCCAGGAGGAGCTGAACCAGAGGTGGATGCGGCGGCGCCAGGAGGAGCTCTCGGGGCAGCCAGGCCCGGACGCCGAAGGCGGCCCGGAGGGCGAGCTCCTGCTGGAGCAGGAGAGGCTGAAGACGCAGCTCAGCACCAGCCTCTACATCGGCCTGCGGCTCAGCACGGACCTAGAGGCGATCAAGAGTGACCTGGACTACAGCCAACAGCAATGGGAGCTCAAGGAGAGAGAGCTGCAGAGCCTATTGGAGACTTTGGAATCTTTAGACTTCGTGCCGAGCTCCGACGGGGCCGGGGAGCCTGGTTCCGGGGCTCCGGGCCCAGTAGAGGGCGAGGCTCGGGCGGGTGAGGAGGCAGTTGCTGCTGGCCCGGGCACGGGCGGGGGCCCGGGCCCCGAGGTGTGGGTGGACCAGGCCCGGGGACTGGCCAAAGGCTGCCAGGGCAACGATGAAGACTCGGATACGGGGCTGAGCTCCATGCACAGTCAGGACTCAGATTCTGTCCCAGTCTGTGAGTCTCTCGTGTAG